The genomic region GGCTCAATGCGCGCAATGTTGTCATATACCATTCGAGCTAGGATCTTGGCGATGTAGGTATTTGTCTTCTCGATCACAAGCAAGAGACTGCCTGCACCGGGCATCGAATTTGGACCCATTGATTGGAAGAAGTTGGGGAAACCATCTGTGCAGACGCTCAGGTATGTCTCTGGGCGTTTTTGGAAGCGCTCACGTAAGTTTactccaccaacaccatAAATGGGAAAGCTTCGGCTGGCGGGTGAGGTTTGGAAGCCAGTCGCACAGATAATCACATCAACTGGATGATGTTGCCCATCTGCAGTGAAGATTCCTGTCTCATCAATCTTTGTGATGCCAGAGGTGATGGTGTCAACCTTTGGAGATGCCAGGGCCTCGAGGTATCCTGGTCCAGGTGACATGCGCTTGCAATAAGGAGAGAAGTCGGGTTGAAGGTGCTCATAGATGTCAGGTCTTTCCTTGAGTCTTTGGGTCATGGACTCCTGAGCTACAAGCCGGAGATTGGTCTGTTGTGGGGTCCCGCTGAAGAGAACACCGAagttcttgttgatgttgtgcTCGATGGATCGTCTGTACTTCAGATATGCCTCTCGATCTGTCTCCCAGTTTTGAATCTCATTTGAGGAATACTGGAAGTTGCCGCCCGCTTCTTTGATACGCTGTCTCGTCTCTGGATCTCCAAAGAGGCCGACGATCCAGGATTTGCCGCGTATGTAGTGATCCATGTGCTTAACGTGAGGTAGTATTGCGGGAACAATCTGGAGTCCACTACTGCCGTTTCCAATAACAGCAACCGACTTGTCCTGTTCGATGGCTTATGGTCAGTGAAAGGTTTTCCACCGTCTGTCTGAGCGTGACGTCTTACCTTGAGATCAACGTTGGAATCCCAGTTTGCACTATGAAGGAGCTGGCCCTGAAAAGACTTGATGCCGTTGATATCAGGCCATCTCCACTCATTCAAGACGCCTTCGCCTGTAACAAGCACATCGGCGGAGTCTTCATACTCAAGACCTGCCGTCAAGTCTTTGAGCTGGACAAACCACTTATTGGTGGTCTCGCTCCATCGAGCGCCAGTACACTTCTGCTGGAATCTTATGTGCTTCCTGATGTCGTATTTAGTGGCCACGTCTTTCCAGTACTGAAGGATCTCGGGTGCAGAGGCAAAAAAGGAAGACCATCGCGGGGAAGACTCGCTGGTCAATTGGTATGCGTGTGCGGGGACATCTAAAGTTGGTCAATACAATACTACACATAAGCCCTTGGTAGTAGATGCTCACCACAGGCACAGCCAGGATATCTATAGACGGTCATGTCAACTTTAACCTTCAGCCACTGAAGTTACACGGACTTACCTATTCTCATACCATGTCCCGCCGAGCTCAGGATTTTTCTCATAGATGACAAGCTCCAGATTAGGGACTTGTTTTCTGAACTCAATGGCACCGCAGATGCCGGAGATCCCGGCACCAATGTAGATAACCTTGAGTGGACGAGCCTGATCTGTACATCGTTGTGAGACCCAGGGTTTAGGAATTTCCTTAACCGCTGGCTGTGATGTTTCTTTCCCACTGGTGTTATGATGTCCTTCCTTGGTTGAGAATGAAGTATTGCTGACAAAGTTGCCGTTGGAAAGAAAGCTCGGCAATTTGCCGCCACTGTCTCCAAGAGCGTTAGGCATCGTGAGTTGCGGGATAGAGGTCAGGTAATTTgttccaaggacaagaccTGCGACATGATGGTTTATATGGGTGAGCAGAGCTTATCTTTCACGGCAGTTTCATTTTATCAAGGGGCTAAATCATGGTAAAGAAACACAAGGGCCCAGTTACCGAGTCAAGGGACCTCCACGCGTGGGTGTCTGGCCGCTCGGTATCATAGCATTCATGCCACAAGATCACCGGGAGATACGAAAGGAGATAAGCCTAATGCATTACCCCGCGGTTCTAGATGTAAATGTCGCGTATTCTGTCCTTCATTTGGTTAATGATATCACGGTTAAGGTTCCCGATTATCAGCGGTTAGCAACTCCGAGCGCTAGCTCCCCGCAATTCTCGGAATAGCTAACCGTTAGCCTTGTGAGCCGCTGACACGCAAGCCAATGTGATATCTTTCACTGAGAATTGTGGAATACAACCTCTCCCCATTTGCCATCCGGAGGATATAAGTAGTGGTCGATAAGAAAGGGGCATTGTGTAACCATCATCCCACGCAATCATACTGTTGAGTCATTGAACGACAAGTGCTACGATCTCATTCCATTGACATTTAATTCCATTGCCCTCCTCCAATTCACGTCTAAGAAAGGCCTGGAGCGTACTACTGTTTCATTGTCACCATGGGGAACTTGCCAGAGCCAATTCAGTACCACTTGAAGCCAACCAAGCTGATCCCTAATTCACCCAAACCACTACTCCATTACAAGAACGCTTTTGTCAAAGACGGTCAAGTCGATCGTACCAGAGCATTCGA from Fusarium fujikuroi IMI 58289 draft genome, chromosome FFUJ_chr04 harbors:
- a CDS encoding monooxygenase-like protein, whose amino-acid sequence is MPNALGDSGGKLPSFLSNGNFVSNTSFSTKEGHHNTSGKETSQPAVKEIPKPWVSQRCTDQARPLKVIYIGAGISGICGAIEFRKQVPNLELVIYEKNPELGGTWYENRYPGCACDVPAHAYQLTSESSPRWSSFFASAPEILQYWKDVATKYDIRKHIRFQQKCTGARWSETTNKWFVQLKDLTAGLEYEDSADVLVTGEGVLNEWRWPDINGIKSFQGQLLHSANWDSNVDLKDKSVAVIGNGSSGLQIVPAILPHVKHMDHYIRGKSWIVGLFGDPETRQRIKEAGGNFQYSSNEIQNWETDREAYLKYRRSIEHNINKNFGVLFSGTPQQTNLRLVAQESMTQRLKERPDIYEHLQPDFSPYCKRMSPGPGYLEALASPKVDTITSGITKIDETGIFTADGQHHPVDVIICATGFQTSPASRSFPIYGVGGVNLRERFQKRPETYLSVCTDGFPNFFQSMGPNSMPGAGSLLLVIEKTNTYIAKILARMVYDNIARIEPKRNMVQAFTDYCDNFFKQTVFAEECNSWYKTYETGASREEQKRGRITALWPGSSLHCVRTLSRPRWEDFEYKYCDDNEFGWFGNGWTLAEKFVTDDLESLTWYLNDTNVMEKIVA